From the genome of Podospora pseudoanserina strain CBS 124.78 chromosome 7 map unlocalized CBS124.78p_7.2, whole genome shotgun sequence, one region includes:
- a CDS encoding uncharacterized protein (EggNog:ENOG503NVDH; COG:S) — translation MASRITPVSESAAALPEARSHSPWRRSACDRCRSQKLRCTRKKEDDTSTPCTRCLRIRFPCFTSPAKPPGRLAHRRAQAANNASLCDVAQHQPPFVSLPGSGYAMTSGDQMACGNPLYAPWPYTQQGSEHPLVMEDNSMIIPWADASHAIDAFDFSVHSNTLLMDTHTLRGNHHIHPSTQHQTSTLSLPSPPEYQPFNPEDGFTMKPIPTHKSSRQGDPGVLLASLQQSLSKQLLHTKSLPRDFSILDTLLPGSTKPTDGFDPLSSVLSSTSELIEISQLFPQPTDENSHKRSPSITDDSVQGASRWPSPASSSSQIPSQGYSAGSSTAASSPSSSTIVDPALGGAPRGKNHQLNGANLLTMVSCYLQLITIYDAIFGHVLLEAAFAMTRRSGGNNMQHALAHAMPIDLSRGYHDFGYEQQQYEVNHWQRAGLLARMVDRQLEGVERALGLPRQYCVSLSMQTATAVEQGSLSGREARGLLGVMLGGTATGVRYEGEMMGEGFVADSVEQEGGNMVTMLREKLGGLLQGLEGGGC, via the coding sequence ATGGCATCACGCATCACCCCGGTGTCCGAGTCTGCAGCCGCTCTTCCCGAAGCTCGGAGCCATTCACCCTGGCGACGATCGGCTTGTGATCGATGCAGAAGCCAGAAGCTCCGTTGCACACGCAAGAAAGAGGACGACACAAGCACCCCGTGCACAAGATGCCTTCGTATTCGATTTCCTTGCTTTACCAGTCCGGCCAAGCCACCGGGCAGGCTTGCACACAGAAGAGCCCAAGCAGCAAACAATGCATCCCTCTGCGATGTtgctcaacatcaaccaccttTCGTGTCCTTACCTGGCAGTGGATATGCCATGACCTCGGGAGACCAGATGGCTTGCGGTAACCCTCTATATGCTCCATGGCCCTACACTCAGCAGGGGTCTGAGCATCcgctggtgatggaggatAACTCCATGATCATCCCTTGGGCAGATGCGAGTCACGCCATCGACGCCTTTGACTTTTCTGTTCACAGCAACACACTGTTGATGGACACTCACACTTTACGCggcaaccaccacatccacccctcGACACAACATCAGACGTCCACCCTGTCtcttccatcacctcccGAGTATCAACCCTTCAACCCAGAGGATGGCTTTACCATGAAGCCCATTCCGACACACAAATCCTCCCGCCAGGGAGACCCAGGGGTCTTGCTTGCAAGCCTACAACAAAGCCTCTCAaagcagctcctccacaCAAAGTCCCTGCCTCGAGACTTTAGCATCCTTGATACTCTTCTACCAGGCTCAACCAAGCCCACCGACGGTTTCGACCCTTTATCCTCAGTCCTGAGCAGCACCTCTGAGCTGATCGAAATCTCGCAACTATTCCCTCAACCTACAGACGAAAACAGCCACAAAAGATCACCCAGCATCACCGATGACAGTGTTCAGGGCGCATCACGATGGCCATCGCCCGCCTCGAGTTCTTCTCAGATTCCCAGCCAGGGGTACTCTGCGGGCTCATCAACGGCAGCaagctccccatcatcatccaccattGTTGACCCAGCATTGGGAGGAGCACCACGGGGGAAAAACCACCAGCTCAACGGCGCGAACCTCCTGACCATGGTGTCCTGCTAtctccagctcatcaccatctACGACGCCATCTTCGGACATGTGCTGCTCGAAGCGGCGTTTGCCATGACAAGGAGGTCAGGCGGGAACAATATGCAGCATGCCTTGGCGCATGCTATGCCTATTGATCTCTCTAGGGGATATCATGATTTTGGGTATGAGCAACAACAGTACGAGGTGAACCACTGGCAGAGAGCTGGCTTGCTAGCTCGAATGGTGGATAGGcagttggagggggtggagagggcttTGGGGTTGCCGAGACAGTATTGTGTTTCTTTGTCGATGCAGACGGCCACCGCTGTGGAGCAAGGGTCGCTTTCTGGACGTGAGGCGAGAGGGTTGCTTGGGGTGATGCTGGGCGGGACGGCAACGGGGGTGAGGTACGAaggggagatgatgggggaggggtttgtaGCTGATAGTGTCGAGCAGGAGGGTGGGAATATGGTTACTATGTTGCGGGAGAAGCTGGGGGGCCTGTTGcagggtttggaggggggtgggtgttga
- a CDS encoding uncharacterized protein (EggNog:ENOG503NZ4M), giving the protein MANVKSTMVPDFEVKFLLDATQVLGPASSKPNEILRAAFKLPEKPIRMDVQFLDTPSREIYNAGWSPRIRKIEGESGYELTYKKRYPIIDHQADGAIDTGDLLTALTVARDDGFDTTETKYDAQVEWGFQKQTLSISRKKKVKKETVGKKEMGLPGEEKSRKLLGDEIPGKFDDWSFEKWGTSLLSQAVIYGPISAERYEGRWEGIEVDVEIWPIRNKDTDTGTENIVEISFKSDNGNHAGGTQKVLGEYLTEKRWLVPSDSLKTQLIMDRYGPQELDGDEGVTGNYTDMA; this is encoded by the exons ATGGCGAACG TCAAATCAACCATGGTGCCTGATTTCGAGGTGAAATTTCTCCTTGATGCCACCCAGGTTCTCGGCCCAGCATCATCCAAGCCCAACGAAATCCTCCGTGCAGCCTTCAAACTCCCCGAGAAACCCATCAGAATGGATGTTCAGTTTTTGGACACACCCTCCAGAGAGATCTACAACGCGGGATGGTCTCCTCGCATTCGCAAGATCGAAGGCGAGTCAGGCTATGAACTGACTTACAAAAAGCGATACCCAATCATCGATCACCAAGCCGACGGGGCTATCGATACTGGCGATCTTCTCACAGCTCTCACTGTAGCCAGAGACGACGGTTTCGATACTACTGAGACCAAGTACGATGCACAAGTGGAGTGGGGATTTCAGAAGCAGACCCTGAGTATCAgccgcaagaagaaggtcaagaaggaaacagtggggaagaaggagatggggcTACCTGGTGAAGAAAAGTCTAGAAAGTTGCTTGGAGACGAGATCCCCGGCAAGTTTGACGACTGGTCATTCGAGAAATGGGGAACAAGCCTCCTTTCTCAAGCCGTTATTTACGGTCCGATCTCAGCGGAGCGGTATGAAGGCAGGTGGGAAGGAATCGAAGTTGATGTCGAAATCTGGCCTATTCGCAACAAGGACACTGATACAGGCACCGAGAACATTGTCGAAATCTCCTTCAAGAGTGATAATGGGAATCATGCCGGAGGCACACAGAAGGTTCTTGGTGAATACTTGACGGAAAAGAGATGGCTTGTTCCGAGTGACTCGCTCAAGACACAGCTGATCATGGACAGGTATGGGCCTCAGGAActtgatggggatgagggagtcACTGGCAACTACACCGATATGGCATAA
- a CDS encoding uncharacterized protein (CAZy:AA9; COG:O; EggNog:ENOG503NY05) has translation MKSFTATALAALLAQQAAAHSTFQQLWVDGTDFGSQCARLPQSNSPITNYNSNDMRCNIIGTRPQVKCPVRAGGTVTVEMHAQNGDRSCSQEAIGGAHHGPVSVYLTKVSDALTADGSTGWFKIFDDGWRKNPSGRVGDDDFWGTKDLNACCGKMNVKIPSDIPSGDYLLRAEAIALHAAGGAGGAQPYMTCYQITVSGGGSASPPTVSIPGHFKASDPGVQVNIHGAMTNYVIPGPPVYAGGSTKVAGSACSGCEATCAVGSSPTTSLTPPVSTSTPAPGNGGGGSPGGCTVQKYGQCGGQGYTGCTTCAAGSTCNTTNQWYHQCV, from the exons ATGAAGTCCTTCACAGCTACCGCCCTGGCGGCCCTCTTGGCCCAGCAAGCCGCCGCCCATTCCACCTTCCAACAGCTCTGGGTTGACGGAACCGACTTCGGCAGCCAATGTGCCCGTCTTCCTCAGTCCAActctcccatcaccaactaCAACTCCAATGACATGCGCTGCAACATCATCGGCACCAGACCCCAGGTCAAGTGCCCAGTCCGCGCTGGTGGCACCGTCACTGTTGAGATGCACGCT CAAAACGGCGATCGCAGCTGCTCCCAGGAGGCTATTGGTGGCGCCCACCACGGCCCCGTTTCCGTCTACCTCACCAAGGTCTCTGACGCCCTTACCGCCGATGGTTCCACCGGCTGGTTCAAGATCTTTGACGATGGCTGGCGCAAGAACCCCTCCGGCCgcgttggtgacgatgatttCTGGGGCACCAAGGATCTCAACGCTTGCTGCGGCAAGATGAACGTCAAGATCCCATCTGACATCCCCTCGGGTGACTACCTCCTCCGTGCCGAGGCCATTGCCCTCCAcgctgccggtggtgccggtggtgctCAGCCATACATGACCTGCTACCAGATCACCGtctccggcggcggcagcgccaGCCCCCCAACTGTGTCCATCCCCGGACACTTCAAGGCCTCCGACCCCGGCGTCCAGGTCAACATTCACGGTGCCATGACCAACTATGTCATCCCCGGCCCCCCTGTGTATGCCGGCGGCAGCACTAAGGTTGCCGGAAGCGCGTGCAGCGGCTGCGAGGCCACCTGCGCTGTCGGcagctcccccaccaccagccttaCTCCTCCTGTTTCCACCAGCACTCCTGCTCccggcaacggcggcggcggcagcccCGGTGGCTGCACTGTTCAGAAGTACGGCCAGTGCGGTGGTCAGGGCTACACTGGCTGCACCACTTGCGCTGCTGGTTCGACttgcaacaccaccaaccagtGGTATCACCAGTGCGTGTAA
- a CDS encoding uncharacterized protein (EggNog:ENOG503P168), with translation MDWPLNDPKFIKEDFEQFFAYQEKPQRSKAVGRFWGSDDLDERSLHADCDVREWLELSKDQSQKPGLCHETARHNPAHLRKLSFTYEAFQQITSSLPLHGDTARIISRSDLSFFEEIDLYSHAGENIYYCCRTSGLWAEDLAVSCVFNPKTGFTSGVVFGCSDDVAEEIAGRIENAENSWMHPLLMIGIVAEIERTRHMKLVEDHLFKLLQRVQSMSKSPEILPTSQLARENYSVDLWIEVSQLRIALVAWRAQLCKMDAHIQDLERILLKALSRHEEIISSSPCSVELGNSFDSGRTLTFGHNDIHEVNQTSDELKALGSWHQYAREEGRRIQKRLREIIGEYDCKLRECSMVLDGVSLSAQLSWNQIAFQDTRTNMKIASATRRDGNQMRLIALLTMVFLPGTFLASLFSMTFFNWDASEGEQIVSPYVWIYLVAVVPITAVVVGLWYHLTKRTRFSDTDCTVDEKV, from the exons ATGGATTGGCCATTGAATGACCCCAAATTCATCAAGGAGGATTTTGAACAGTTCTTTGCATATCAGGAAAAGCCTCAACGAAGCAAAGCAGTTGGCCGGTTTTGGGGCAGCGAT GATTTGGATGAGAGGTCATTACACGCAGATTGCGATGTACGCGAGTGGCTCGAGCTG TCGAAGGATCAAAGCCAAAAGCCTGGACT CTGTCATGAAACCGCCCGGCATAACCCAGCACATCTCAGGAAACTATCTTTTACCTATGAAGCCTTCCAACAGATTACAAGCTCTCTTCCGTTGCATGGGGATACAGCGCGTATCATCAGCAGATCGGACTTGTCTTTCTTTGAAGAGATAGATCTCTACTCGCACGCTGGTGAAAACATCT ATTATTGCTGTCGCACATCTGGTCTTTGGGCCGAAGATTTGGCAGTTTCTTGTGTCTTCAACCCAAAGACAGGATTCACGTCTGGAGTTGTCTTTGGTTGTTCGGACGATGTTGCGGAAGAAATAGCAGGGCGCATAGAGAACGCGGAGAATTCCTGGATGCACCCTCTGCTGATGATCGGTATCGTTGCGGAGATCGAAAGAACACGACATATGAAACTGGTAGAGGATCACTTATTCAAGCTTCTTCAGCGCGTCCAGAGCATGAGCAAGTCACCGGAGATCTTGCCGACTTCCCAATTGGCTCGCGAGAACTACTCGGTTGACCTGTGGATTGAGGTCAGTCAGCTGAGAATTGCTCTTGTTGCATGGCGGGCCCAGCTGTGCAAAATGGATGCCCATATTCAGGATTTAGAGAGGATTCTTTTGAAGGCGCTCTCTCGTCACGAGGAGATTATCTCGTCATCGCCGTGCTCAGTGGAATTGGGAAACAGTTTCGACTCGGGCAGGACTCTCACCTTTGGCCACAACGATATACACGAGGTCAATCAGACTTCTGACGAATTAAAAGCGTTAGGATCATGGCATCAGTACGCCAgagaggagggaagaagaataCAGAAGAGACTCAGAGAGATCATTGGCGAATATGACTGTAAACTCAGAGAGTGTTCCATGGTCCTCGATGGGGTGTCATTGTCAGCCCAGCTA TCGTGGAATCAAATCGCCTTTCAAGACACCCGAACAAACATGAAGATAGCTTCAGCCACACGTCGAGATGGCAATCAAATGCGATTGATAGCCCTTCTGACCATGGTGTTTCTCCCAGGTACTTTTCTCGCA TCGCTGTTCTCGATGACATTCTTTAACTGGGATGCGTCAGAAGGGGAGCAAATTGTGTCTCCCTATGTCTGGATATACTTGGTGGCCGTAGTGCCCATCACTGCGGTGGTTGTAGGGCTATGGTATCACCTGACAAAGCGAACGCGGTTCAGCGATACTGATTGCACTGTGGATGAAAAAGTATAA